The genomic interval TTTAATTGACGCTGGCAAAGCTCATAAAGTTGCGATGGTCGCATCAATGAGAAAGTTACTTGGCATTTTGAATGCCCTAATTGCTAACGACCAATATTGGTCTGAGCAGCCTGCGTAGCTTGACTTTTGCCACCGTTGCTCCGGCGGCAAAAGGGGAAGGGGGAACTTTTGCTACCGCCAAAAAGTTCCCCCTTCCCCTTTTGAATCACCATCCCCCTCAAAACGCGTTGGTAGGTGAGTAACGCGTCAACAGGGACGAGTAAAAAAATCAATTATCCGAGACTTAATTATCCAAGCTCTCCTTGGCCTTATCCAAAGCCTCCCGGGCTTTATCCTTAGCCTGACCGCTCATTTCATCCATTTTATCTTTGGCCTGTTCCATGGCCTGATCAAACTGCTTGCCGAGCTTTTCGCCCGCACCTTCGTTATCTTCACAGCCGGAAACAACAGCCATAACGGCAACCAGACAAAGTGCGTAGATTACTTTTTTCATCCAATTCATAAGATACCTCCGAATATATTCCGTAAATTTTCACAACCCCAGCGGCGAAGCCCTAATAAAAGTTTTTGAAGAGTCCAGAGAAACTTTTTCCAAAAAGTTTCTTTGGCCGCCGGAGGCAAACTCATTTCATCAAAAGCGCAAAGCGCATCAAATCTTCCTTATTGCAATCCCAACTCAACACGCGGCCCGGCACCTTTTCCGGTGGCGGACATGCCTTTCAAAAACACACGTTCAGCTCCGATGCCGGACTGCTCGACCAAAATAGTCCGCACCAGTTCTGCCCTTTTCCGGGCAAGTTCGGCCAACTGCGTGTCGGTAATCTTGATGTTATCACGCAGGG from Desulfovibrio sp. JC010 carries:
- a CDS encoding YtxH domain-containing protein, which produces MNWMKKVIYALCLVAVMAVVSGCEDNEGAGEKLGKQFDQAMEQAKDKMDEMSGQAKDKAREALDKAKESLDN